In Pedobacter sp. WC2423, the following are encoded in one genomic region:
- a CDS encoding SRPBCC family protein: protein METANHPPVTVETTINLPVAKVWESWSQPAHITRWNNASPDWHSPYADNDLRKDGKFKTTMAAKDGSVSFDFEGVYTDVREHELIEYTIADGRKVKISFNSDGDQTKVTETFDPESTHPVDMQRDGWQAILDNFKTYTEHNL, encoded by the coding sequence ATGGAAACTGCAAATCACCCCCCTGTCACCGTAGAAACCACAATTAATTTGCCCGTAGCTAAAGTATGGGAATCATGGAGCCAACCTGCACATATTACCCGATGGAATAATGCCTCGCCCGACTGGCATTCCCCGTATGCAGACAATGACCTGCGTAAAGATGGAAAATTCAAAACTACTATGGCTGCTAAAGATGGCAGCGTAAGTTTTGATTTTGAGGGCGTATATACCGATGTAAGAGAGCATGAGCTTATCGAATATACCATAGCAGATGGAAGAAAAGTAAAAATCTCTTTTAATAGTGACGGGGATCAAACTAAAGTTACCGAAACCTTTGACCCGGAAAGCACGCATCCGGTTGATATGCAGCGAGATGGCTGGCAGGCTATTCTGGATAACTTTAAAACTTACACAGAGCATAATCTTTAA